The Echinicola rosea genome has a segment encoding these proteins:
- a CDS encoding FecR family protein — protein MKYSQYDIEDFLNDEFFIRWVKRPSDETDHFWLKWIAEHPEKTQIIQKAKEIILFVDYKENHSLSDKAYTDLYENIIAESRPKDFRSGNDFEWKGWHKVAAILFVMFSSVYCFKYYLEGDGHISNSEEVMVVKCNPAGQKSSFRLPDGTVVHLNASSKLSYPETFTGDVRRVTVEGEAYFEVKKDSVRPFVVDLGEEEVRVTGTSFNLCSYKGFLSVALIEGGVTYVSQEGDMEQLKPNEMLTKVPHGTMTKGQFDPLEICGWKDKYLIFKDAPFDKVIMKLERWYGVKISSKHSMPADWSYSGAYHDKSLEYVLEGIGIASEFAYAMEGKNITIYNPKQH, from the coding sequence ATGAAGTACAGTCAATACGATATTGAGGATTTTCTGAATGATGAGTTTTTTATCAGATGGGTAAAAAGGCCTAGTGATGAAACTGATCATTTTTGGTTAAAATGGATTGCTGAGCACCCCGAGAAAACGCAGATCATCCAAAAAGCAAAAGAGATCATTCTTTTTGTGGATTATAAGGAAAACCATTCCCTTTCGGACAAGGCCTATACCGATCTATACGAAAATATTATTGCCGAGAGCCGCCCAAAGGATTTTCGGTCGGGAAATGACTTTGAATGGAAGGGATGGCATAAAGTGGCTGCAATACTTTTTGTCATGTTTTCCAGTGTTTATTGTTTTAAATACTATTTGGAGGGGGACGGGCATATTTCTAATTCTGAGGAAGTAATGGTTGTCAAATGCAATCCCGCCGGTCAAAAATCCAGTTTTAGGTTGCCAGATGGTACGGTTGTACACCTCAATGCCAGTAGCAAGTTGTCCTATCCAGAGACCTTTACAGGTGACGTCAGAAGGGTAACCGTGGAGGGAGAGGCTTATTTTGAGGTGAAAAAAGATAGCGTGAGACCATTTGTTGTCGATCTGGGCGAGGAAGAGGTCAGGGTGACAGGAACATCCTTTAACCTCTGCAGTTATAAAGGTTTTTTGTCCGTGGCCTTGATAGAAGGTGGTGTCACTTATGTCTCCCAAGAGGGTGATATGGAGCAATTGAAACCCAATGAAATGTTGACCAAAGTGCCCCATGGAACCATGACCAAGGGCCAATTCGATCCCCTGGAAATATGCGGTTGGAAAGATAAGTACCTCATCTTTAAAGATGCCCCTTTCGATAAGGTGATCATGAAACTAGAGCGGTGGTACGGGGTCAAGATCAGCTCCAAACATTCAATGCCCGCAGACTGGTCATACTCGGGAGCCTACCACGATAAATCACTGGAGTATGTCCTAGAGGGAATTGGCATAGCCTCAGAGTTTGCCTATGCCATGGAAGGAAAAAACATAACAATTTATAACCCAAAACAACATTAA
- a CDS encoding RNA polymerase sigma factor, with protein MKKTQNTNINDKVEFPMLLMKHSKIMMVYADKSDLEVWSSFKNGDESAFNYIYRKHAAELYNYGMQVCHQNEWVLDCLQAMFVDIRRKRLRLGNVHSIKGYLFTVFHRELFKLIRKKRKDEFVPLDEMADEFLIEASHETKLIAQELSGERKRELEEALNQLTKRERQAIVLLYREELSYREIADLMDFKEVKTARSLVYKALGRLKEVFDTRECLR; from the coding sequence ATGAAAAAGACCCAAAATACCAACATTAACGATAAAGTTGAATTTCCTATGCTCCTCATGAAGCACAGCAAGATCATGATGGTTTACGCCGATAAAAGTGACCTTGAAGTGTGGAGCTCGTTCAAAAACGGTGATGAATCAGCCTTTAACTACATATACCGGAAGCATGCTGCGGAATTGTACAATTACGGCATGCAGGTATGTCATCAAAATGAATGGGTGTTGGATTGTTTGCAGGCGATGTTTGTGGACATAAGGAGAAAGCGTTTACGGTTGGGGAATGTCCATAGTATTAAGGGATACTTATTTACTGTATTTCACCGTGAACTGTTCAAGCTCATCAGGAAAAAAAGAAAGGATGAGTTTGTGCCACTCGATGAAATGGCTGATGAATTCCTTATCGAGGCTTCCCATGAGACCAAGCTGATTGCTCAGGAACTTTCAGGAGAGAGGAAAAGGGAGTTGGAAGAAGCTCTTAACCAATTGACAAAGCGTGAAAGGCAAGCCATTGTTTTGCTTTACAGGGAGGAATTGAGCTACAGGGAAATTGCAGACCTGATGGATTTTAAGGAGGTTAAGACTGCCAGGTCGTTGGTTTATAAGGCCTTGGGTAGGTTAAAAGAAGTGTTTGATACAAGGGAATGTCTTAGGTAA
- a CDS encoding JAB domain-containing protein, which yields MDSNNKKIALEQVAEITLSYRPNSRISEKPQIVSSLAANKILRANWDASKLEFIEEFKVILLNKANRVLEIINASSGGRLCPLTAQ from the coding sequence ATGGACAGCAACAACAAGAAGATCGCTTTGGAACAGGTAGCCGAAATCACCCTGAGCTATCGTCCCAATTCAAGGATTTCCGAAAAACCGCAGATTGTCTCCTCTCTGGCGGCCAACAAAATCCTCAGGGCCAACTGGGACGCATCAAAACTGGAGTTTATCGAAGAGTTCAAGGTGATATTGCTCAACAAGGCAAACCGTGTCCTTGAAATTATCAACGCTTCATCCGGAGGAAGACTTTGTCCCTTAACCGCACAGTAA
- a CDS encoding response regulator transcription factor — MDKILPISIVLDDHLLFLDSFSALLERLEIFREVHSFHKEHDLIQFLIHHPQDKIYLYLDYYLNGKNSLPLFNEIKRLNRKTEVIVVSSVTTPITIGNILNYQPRAVISKSSGLDSILQCKKVIDNGEQYLCPEIKKIINNSPQKSDIPFSSRELEILQYFAKGLSIVQTAEQTHLSKHTIVSHRRKMMHKAQVNSITELLAFARSLELV, encoded by the coding sequence ATGGATAAAATTTTACCCATCAGTATTGTTTTAGATGACCATCTTCTCTTTCTAGATTCATTTTCAGCTTTATTAGAAAGGTTGGAAATTTTCCGAGAGGTTCATTCCTTTCACAAAGAACATGATTTGATTCAGTTTTTGATCCACCATCCACAGGATAAAATTTACTTGTACTTGGACTATTATCTAAATGGAAAAAATTCCCTTCCACTTTTCAACGAAATAAAACGGTTAAACCGCAAAACTGAGGTGATTGTTGTGAGTTCGGTGACTACCCCAATTACCATAGGAAACATCCTGAATTACCAGCCTAGGGCTGTGATCAGTAAGTCCTCAGGTTTGGATTCAATCCTACAGTGCAAAAAGGTCATAGACAACGGAGAGCAATACTTATGCCCAGAAATAAAAAAAATCATTAACAACAGTCCCCAAAAGTCCGATATTCCCTTTAGTTCCAGGGAACTGGAAATTCTACAGTATTTTGCGAAGGGATTATCCATTGTCCAAACTGCAGAACAAACCCATTTGAGCAAGCACACAATAGTTTCTCACAGACGAAAAATGATGCACAAAGCCCAGGTCAATTCGATTACAGAATTACTTGCGTTTGCACGTAGCCTTGAATTGGTATGA